A single Candidatus Alcyoniella australis DNA region contains:
- a CDS encoding helix-turn-helix domain-containing protein, protein MPGHNRMPVKNYYRPSEVYRHFGIPKSTFYDMLQTETVLGRAPGGKRGSRILIPRAEVEKLEMMFQEDQ, encoded by the coding sequence ATGCCAGGCCATAATCGCATGCCCGTTAAAAACTACTATCGCCCCAGCGAGGTCTACAGGCACTTTGGCATTCCAAAAAGTACGTTCTACGACATGCTGCAGACTGAGACGGTTCTGGGCCGGGCTCCTGGAGGGAAAAGGGGCTCAAGAATTTTAATCCCCCGCGCCGAGGTCGAGAAGCTCGAAATGATGTTCCAGGAAGATCAGTGA